A stretch of the Oenococcus sp. UCMA 16435 genome encodes the following:
- the hslO gene encoding Hsp33 family molecular chaperone HslO gives MDYLAKSVTKNGHFRAYITDASDTVKQMTQMHKMSPDAAVVLGRTLIATALMGTSLLKGDDQMHISINGRGPIGQIVTETNSKAELRGYVTSPKVVAKINANGEADISNLVGLNGTLRVTKVHRGLEPYTGEVKLVTGQIGDDFTYYLAQSEQIPSAVGVSVFVDSNGEVKSAGGFLLQTLPGASDAELDLLEQHLRKMPNISSMLSEGLSASQILAQLFSNLKVDILETIPLKTADELPKKWYANAIETLPEKEIQAMIDEDHGAEIVGRFTEKKYNFSEEELKKILSLKRDKKSDR, from the coding sequence ATGGATTATTTAGCAAAAAGCGTTACTAAAAATGGTCATTTCCGTGCCTATATTACTGATGCATCGGATACTGTTAAACAGATGACTCAAATGCACAAAATGAGTCCTGATGCGGCAGTTGTTTTGGGACGAACTTTGATTGCAACTGCTTTGATGGGAACTTCTTTATTAAAAGGAGACGATCAAATGCATATTAGTATTAACGGTCGCGGTCCGATTGGGCAAATTGTTACTGAAACTAATTCTAAAGCGGAACTTCGTGGTTATGTTACCAGTCCAAAAGTGGTTGCGAAGATTAATGCAAATGGCGAAGCAGATATTTCTAATCTTGTAGGTTTAAATGGTACTTTAAGGGTGACAAAAGTTCACCGAGGATTAGAACCATATACTGGCGAAGTAAAACTCGTTACTGGCCAAATCGGCGATGATTTTACTTATTATTTGGCTCAATCTGAGCAGATTCCGAGTGCCGTCGGCGTTTCAGTATTTGTCGATTCAAATGGCGAGGTCAAATCTGCTGGTGGTTTTTTGCTTCAAACCCTACCCGGAGCCAGTGATGCTGAATTGGATTTGCTTGAACAGCATTTAAGAAAAATGCCGAATATTTCTTCAATGTTGTCCGAAGGATTGAGTGCAAGTCAGATTTTGGCACAATTGTTTTCCAATCTGAAAGTTGATATTCTTGAAACAATTCCGTTAAAAACAGCTGACGAATTACCGAAAAAATGGTATGCCAATGCAATTGAAACCTTGCCGGAAAAAGAAATTCAAGCAATGATTGATGAAGATCATGGGGCGGAAATTGTTGGCCGTTTTACAGAAAAAAAATACAATTTTTCTGAAGAAGAATTAAAAAAGATTTTATCCTTGAAAAGGGACAAAAAATCAGATAGATAA
- the lysS gene encoding lysine--tRNA ligase produces the protein MTEKIDTELNDQLRVRRQKLQALKDDLGIDPFGHRFERDSYAKDIHSFADNKSKEELDAAKKHVIIAGRIMAKRGAGKIIFADIRDVSGTVQIYARRDDLADNYALIRRADLGDILGFSGTIMKTDAGETTILIDKLTWLSKALRPLPDKYHGLTDIDTRYRKRYLDLISNPKSFDVFIKRSKIVKAIRNYMDSIGFLEVETPILQNSAGGAAARPFVTHHNALDIDMYLRIATELYLKRLIVGGMERVYEIGRIFRNEGMDTRHNPEFTTLESYGAYWDLSDVMTETENIIRVAAKSINEDGVIDYQGHQIDLSRDFAKKSMTELIKEKTGIDFDKKIDLETAQKLANENNVKYESFWGVGHIIAEFFDTFVEKSLIEPTFVYHFPLEVSPLAKKEDDNPDFVQRFELYIAGGEYGNAFTELNDPIDQRKRFEAQAAERENGNDEAESIDEDYIEALEHGMAPTGGLGIGIDRLTMLLTNQTSVRDVLLFPTMRN, from the coding sequence ATGACAGAAAAAATAGATACAGAATTAAATGATCAACTCCGAGTGCGTCGTCAGAAGCTCCAAGCGTTGAAAGATGATTTAGGGATTGATCCCTTTGGTCATCGTTTCGAACGAGATTCATATGCCAAGGATATTCATTCCTTTGCTGATAACAAAAGTAAAGAAGAATTAGACGCTGCAAAAAAGCATGTGATTATAGCTGGAAGAATCATGGCAAAACGTGGAGCCGGTAAAATTATTTTTGCCGATATTAGAGATGTTTCCGGAACGGTTCAAATTTATGCTCGTCGTGATGATTTGGCAGATAATTATGCCTTGATTCGTCGTGCCGACCTTGGCGATATTTTAGGATTTTCCGGTACCATTATGAAAACCGATGCCGGCGAGACAACCATTTTGATTGATAAATTAACTTGGTTATCAAAAGCACTTCGGCCCTTGCCGGATAAATACCATGGTTTAACAGATATTGATACTCGTTATCGCAAACGCTATTTGGATTTGATTTCCAATCCGAAATCTTTTGATGTTTTTATTAAACGTTCTAAAATTGTTAAGGCAATTCGAAATTACATGGATTCAATTGGTTTTCTCGAAGTTGAAACACCGATTTTACAAAATTCAGCTGGCGGTGCTGCTGCCCGTCCTTTTGTCACTCACCATAATGCGCTTGATATTGATATGTATTTACGAATTGCGACGGAACTTTATTTAAAACGATTAATTGTTGGTGGTATGGAACGTGTCTATGAAATAGGTCGGATCTTTAGGAATGAAGGTATGGACACACGCCATAATCCTGAATTCACCACACTTGAATCTTATGGGGCTTACTGGGATTTATCTGATGTGATGACAGAGACGGAAAATATTATTCGTGTCGCTGCCAAATCAATCAATGAAGATGGTGTTATTGATTATCAAGGTCATCAGATTGATCTTAGTCGGGATTTTGCCAAGAAGTCAATGACTGAATTGATTAAAGAAAAGACTGGAATTGATTTTGATAAAAAGATTGATTTAGAAACTGCACAAAAATTGGCTAATGAAAATAATGTTAAATATGAAAGTTTCTGGGGTGTTGGTCATATCATTGCTGAATTCTTCGATACTTTTGTTGAAAAAAGCTTAATTGAGCCAACCTTTGTCTATCATTTTCCTTTGGAGGTCAGCCCATTGGCTAAAAAAGAGGATGATAATCCAGATTTTGTTCAGCGTTTTGAGTTATATATAGCCGGCGGCGAGTATGGTAACGCGTTTACTGAATTGAATGATCCAATTGATCAACGCAAGCGTTTTGAAGCTCAAGCAGCTGAGCGTGAAAACGGGAACGACGAAGCTGAATCAATTGATGAAGATTACATCGAAGCTCTTGAACATGGAATGGCACCTACTGGAGGTCTAGGAATTGGTATCGATCGCTTAACAATGCTACTGACAAATCAGACTTCAGTCAGAGATGTTCTTTTATTCCCAACGATGAGAAACTAA